One Pseudodesulfovibrio cashew DNA window includes the following coding sequences:
- a CDS encoding SDR family oxidoreductase, with translation MDQRPVLVLGSTGYVGGRLVPLLLERGHRVRAAGRSVEKIRSRPWGNNPGIEVVRADMHDPDSLVEAARGCRAAFYLVHSMTRPGRDFAAQERDAAYNMVRAAAETGLERIIYLGGLGEDRDDLPLSKHLLSRAEVGRILTLGPARVTTLRAAQIIGSGSSSFEMIRYLADRLPVMIAPKWVRTRTQPIAIRNVLGYLAGCLENEATAGLTLDIGGPDVLSYTELFHRYAEVAGLPPRRIVAAPFLSPRLSAFWVSLITPVPMPLVRSLIEGLKNEVVCRDHRIRELVPQELLSCAEAIRRALDKTGQQMVETCLFDVGSACMPEWAGANDPGYAGGTRYEMGYRARLQGDPSKVWDTVKRIGGEQGWYYGDVLWRLRGFIDRLLAGPGMSRGRPHGDTPRVGDALDFWRVVASDEGRRLLLKAEMRLPGEALLEFKLRSQWANAVDISMTAKFLPHGLTGMLYWYAMYPFHVALFGNMIKNISRQAGTHLYDGPRRTGREQ, from the coding sequence ATGGACCAGCGCCCGGTGCTTGTGCTCGGCTCCACCGGCTATGTGGGAGGCCGCCTGGTGCCGCTCCTGCTGGAGCGGGGCCATCGCGTGCGCGCCGCCGGACGCAGCGTGGAGAAAATCCGCAGCCGTCCCTGGGGAAACAACCCCGGAATCGAGGTGGTCCGCGCGGACATGCACGACCCGGATTCCCTGGTGGAAGCGGCAAGAGGCTGCCGCGCCGCCTTCTACCTGGTCCACTCCATGACCCGCCCGGGCCGCGACTTCGCGGCTCAGGAGCGCGACGCGGCCTACAACATGGTCCGCGCCGCCGCCGAGACCGGCCTTGAGCGGATCATCTACCTGGGCGGCCTGGGCGAGGACCGGGACGACCTGCCCCTGTCCAAGCACCTGCTCTCCCGGGCCGAGGTGGGACGCATCCTGACCCTGGGGCCGGCACGGGTGACCACCCTGCGCGCGGCCCAGATCATCGGCTCCGGCTCCTCCTCCTTTGAAATGATCCGCTACCTTGCGGACAGGCTGCCCGTCATGATCGCCCCGAAGTGGGTGCGCACACGGACCCAGCCCATCGCCATCCGCAACGTGCTCGGCTACCTGGCCGGGTGCCTGGAGAACGAGGCCACCGCAGGGCTGACCCTGGACATCGGCGGCCCGGACGTGCTGAGCTACACCGAACTCTTCCACCGCTACGCCGAGGTGGCCGGGCTGCCGCCCCGGCGCATCGTGGCCGCGCCCTTTCTCTCGCCCCGGCTCTCGGCCTTCTGGGTCTCGCTGATCACCCCGGTGCCCATGCCCCTGGTTCGCTCCCTCATCGAGGGGCTCAAAAACGAAGTGGTCTGCCGTGACCATCGCATCCGGGAGCTGGTCCCACAGGAGCTGCTTTCCTGCGCCGAGGCCATCCGCCGCGCCCTGGACAAGACCGGGCAGCAGATGGTGGAGACCTGTCTCTTCGACGTGGGCAGCGCGTGCATGCCCGAATGGGCCGGAGCCAACGACCCCGGCTATGCGGGCGGCACGAGGTATGAGATGGGCTACCGCGCCCGCCTCCAGGGGGACCCGTCCAAGGTCTGGGATACGGTCAAGCGCATCGGCGGCGAACAGGGCTGGTACTATGGAGACGTGCTCTGGCGGCTGCGCGGGTTCATCGACCGGCTGCTGGCCGGCCCGGGCATGTCGCGCGGGCGGCCCCACGGCGACACGCCCCGCGTGGGCGACGCCCTGGATTTCTGGCGGGTGGTGGCCAGCGACGAGGGCAGGCGACTGCTGCTCAAGGCCGAGATGCGGCTGCCGGGCGAGGCCCTGCTGGAGTTCAAGCTGCGCTCCCAGTGGGCCAATGCCGTGGACATCTCCATGACCGCCAAATTCCTGCCCCACGGCCTGACCGGCATGCTCTACTGGTACGCCATGTATCCCTTCCACGTGGCCCTGTTCGGCAACATGATCAAAAATATTTCCCGCCAGGCAGGCACGCACCTCTACGACGGTCCCAGACGGACCGGGAGGGAGCAATGA
- a CDS encoding cytochrome c3 family protein, producing the protein MKKVLLISLMVAALVCAFALPSVIAGNAPADEMTLEVPAGAKATKTAVAFPHKKHADAGLDCLTCHHKAASKDAVKGCASEGCHVDASKAAKKEPTGFYQAFHSKKSDASCLGCHKKMKKEGKNVPVACKDCHPK; encoded by the coding sequence ATGAAAAAAGTTCTGCTTATCAGCCTGATGGTGGCCGCTCTGGTCTGCGCGTTCGCCTTGCCGTCCGTTATCGCCGGCAACGCTCCCGCCGACGAGATGACTCTGGAGGTCCCCGCAGGCGCCAAGGCGACCAAAACCGCGGTCGCTTTCCCGCACAAGAAACATGCTGACGCCGGTCTGGACTGTCTGACCTGCCACCACAAGGCCGCCAGCAAGGACGCCGTCAAGGGCTGCGCTTCCGAAGGCTGCCACGTTGACGCCAGCAAGGCCGCCAAGAAGGAGCCCACCGGCTTCTACCAGGCTTTCCACAGCAAGAAGTCCGACGCTTCCTGCCTCGGCTGCCACAAGAAGATGAAGAAAGAGGGCAAGAATGTCCCCGTGGCCTGTAAGGATTGCCACCCGAAGTAA
- a CDS encoding Lrp/AsnC family transcriptional regulator: protein MAIQFTETEEKILALAGTDLPDTAQPFKTIADQVGVDEQVVLDLISDLKERKIIRRFGATLRHQKAGYGHNAMVAWRVPDERTDEIGELFAARPEISHCYVRRIYPEWTYNVYTMIHGERPGHALEVVAELEKESGIDDNCVLRSLKELKKTSMVYFK from the coding sequence ATGGCAATACAATTCACCGAGACCGAAGAGAAGATACTGGCCCTGGCGGGCACCGACCTGCCGGATACCGCGCAGCCCTTCAAAACCATCGCCGACCAGGTCGGGGTGGACGAACAGGTGGTTCTGGACCTGATTTCCGACCTGAAGGAGCGCAAGATCATCCGCCGTTTCGGGGCCACCCTGCGGCACCAGAAGGCGGGCTACGGCCACAACGCCATGGTCGCCTGGCGCGTGCCTGACGAGCGCACCGACGAGATCGGCGAGCTCTTCGCTGCCCGGCCGGAAATCTCCCACTGCTATGTGCGCCGCATCTACCCGGAGTGGACCTATAACGTCTACACCATGATCCACGGCGAGCGCCCCGGCCACGCCCTGGAGGTGGTGGCCGAACTGGAAAAGGAATCGGGCATCGACGACAACTGCGTGCTCCGCTCCCTGAAGGAACTCAAGAAGACCTCCATGGTCTATTTCAAATAA
- a CDS encoding cobalt-precorrin 5A hydrolase: MAGVDGQSAPAFSFPLSDPEASCYIRPMSETLALYALTRQGTALARKLALELGGTVHAPRRFADDGVHPFESLPELVAETFGAFDGHVFVAAAGIAVRCIAPHLKGKADDPAVTVLDQQGRFAVSLLSGHLGGANDLAVRCAAVTGGQAVITTATDTAGVPSLDVLARDAGMTIGNIERVKVVNGALLEGKPVQVFDPGRYLGAEGELFVPVPDPDSWRMGEPGVWVSWKDDCPDADALWLYPRVLMLGVGCRRGVSGDEIFNHVRNVFDAAGLSLDAVGGLASIDLKADEPGLLEAAQALDVKPVFYPKETLDAVDAPNPSGTVFRRVGVASVSEASALLLSGRGELLVEKTKTNTVTLAVAREKKKEG, translated from the coding sequence ATGGCCGGGGTGGACGGACAGTCCGCCCCGGCATTTTCCTTTCCTCTTTCCGATCCCGAAGCCAGCTGCTACATTCGCCCAATGTCAGAGACCCTCGCCCTTTACGCCCTCACCCGTCAGGGGACAGCCCTGGCCCGGAAGCTCGCCCTTGAGTTGGGCGGGACCGTGCACGCGCCCAGGCGTTTCGCCGATGACGGCGTGCATCCCTTCGAGTCCCTGCCGGAGCTGGTGGCCGAAACCTTCGGCGCGTTCGACGGGCACGTGTTCGTTGCTGCGGCGGGCATCGCAGTGCGCTGCATCGCGCCGCACCTGAAAGGCAAGGCGGACGATCCCGCCGTGACCGTCCTCGACCAACAGGGGCGGTTCGCGGTGAGCCTGCTTTCCGGCCACCTGGGCGGGGCCAACGACCTCGCCGTACGCTGCGCCGCCGTCACCGGGGGGCAGGCCGTGATCACTACGGCCACGGATACGGCGGGCGTGCCTTCCCTGGATGTCCTGGCCCGCGACGCTGGCATGACCATCGGCAACATCGAACGGGTGAAAGTGGTCAACGGGGCGCTGCTGGAGGGGAAGCCCGTGCAGGTCTTCGATCCGGGCCGCTATCTCGGCGCCGAAGGGGAGCTGTTTGTCCCGGTGCCTGATCCGGATTCCTGGCGTATGGGCGAACCCGGCGTCTGGGTCTCCTGGAAGGACGACTGCCCGGACGCGGACGCCCTCTGGCTCTACCCGCGCGTGCTCATGCTCGGCGTAGGCTGCCGCCGGGGCGTGTCGGGCGACGAAATTTTCAACCACGTACGCAACGTCTTCGATGCAGCCGGGCTCTCCCTGGACGCCGTCGGCGGGCTTGCCAGCATCGACCTCAAGGCGGATGAACCCGGCCTGCTTGAGGCGGCGCAGGCGCTGGACGTCAAGCCGGTCTTCTATCCCAAGGAGACGCTCGACGCAGTGGACGCGCCCAACCCGTCGGGCACGGTTTTCCGCCGTGTGGGGGTGGCTTCGGTGTCCGAAGCCTCGGCCCTGCTGCTTTCGGGCCGGGGGGAACTGCTCGTGGAAAAGACCAAGACCAACACCGTGACGCTGGCCGTGGCCCGCGAGAAAAAGAAGGAAGGATGA
- the hemL gene encoding glutamate-1-semialdehyde 2,1-aminomutase, translating to MNSKDLYAKAQTLMPGGVNSPLRACKYVHSEPVFIENAKGAYLYDVEGRKYIDYVFSWGPQILGHQDPAVSAAAHKAIDAGSSYGAPCLGEVTLAEEIQKLMPSMEMMRMVSSGTEATMSALRLARGYTGRKKFVKFIGNYHGHADAFLAAAGSAAATVPGTPGVPEEVTRHTLLAQYNDLDAVKAHFEADGGDIACVIVEPAAGNMGLVLPKDGFLKGLRDLCTEYGAVLIFDEVITGFRLSLGGAQARYGITPDLTTLGKIIGGGFPVGCYGGKREIMEHMAPVGGVFQAGTLSGNPVAMAAGLATLKRLQECDYDVLEARTKAFAEELASIVASKGKPTFLNQVGSAFTMYFSDKPVTNMIESGQCDADTFASYWQQMMAQGIYLAPAGFECAFTSFAHTDEDFEKTLEAAKQVKF from the coding sequence ATGAACTCCAAAGACCTCTATGCCAAAGCCCAGACCCTGATGCCCGGCGGCGTGAACTCGCCCCTGCGCGCCTGCAAATACGTGCACTCCGAGCCCGTGTTTATCGAGAACGCCAAGGGCGCCTATCTCTACGACGTGGAAGGACGCAAGTACATCGACTATGTCTTCTCCTGGGGCCCGCAGATTCTCGGTCACCAGGACCCGGCCGTGTCCGCGGCCGCGCACAAGGCCATTGACGCCGGTTCCAGCTACGGCGCGCCCTGCCTGGGCGAGGTCACCCTGGCCGAGGAGATTCAGAAGCTCATGCCGTCCATGGAGATGATGCGCATGGTCTCCTCCGGCACCGAGGCCACCATGTCCGCCCTGCGGCTGGCGCGCGGCTACACGGGCCGCAAGAAATTCGTCAAGTTCATCGGCAACTACCACGGCCACGCCGACGCCTTCCTGGCCGCCGCCGGTTCCGCCGCTGCCACCGTGCCCGGCACCCCCGGCGTGCCCGAGGAGGTCACCAGGCACACCCTGCTGGCCCAGTACAACGACCTGGACGCGGTCAAGGCCCACTTCGAGGCCGACGGCGGCGACATCGCCTGCGTCATCGTGGAACCCGCAGCGGGCAACATGGGCCTGGTCCTGCCCAAGGACGGTTTTCTCAAGGGACTGCGCGACCTGTGCACCGAGTACGGCGCGGTGCTCATCTTCGACGAGGTCATCACCGGCTTTCGTCTCTCCCTGGGAGGCGCGCAGGCACGATACGGCATCACCCCGGACCTGACCACCCTGGGCAAGATCATCGGCGGCGGTTTCCCGGTGGGCTGCTACGGCGGCAAGCGCGAGATCATGGAGCACATGGCCCCGGTGGGCGGCGTGTTCCAGGCCGGGACCCTGTCCGGCAACCCGGTTGCCATGGCCGCCGGTCTGGCCACCCTGAAGCGGCTCCAGGAGTGCGACTACGACGTCCTCGAGGCGCGGACCAAGGCCTTTGCCGAGGAGCTGGCCTCCATCGTGGCCTCCAAGGGCAAGCCCACCTTCCTGAACCAGGTCGGCTCGGCCTTCACCATGTATTTCTCGGACAAGCCCGTGACCAACATGATCGAGTCCGGCCAGTGCGACGCGGACACCTTCGCTTCCTACTGGCAGCAGATGATGGCCCAGGGCATCTACCTCGCTCCCGCCGGTTTCGAGTGCGCTTTCACTTCCTTCGCCCACACGGACGAGGACTTCGAGAAGACCCTGGAAGCTGCCAAGCAGGTTAAGTTCTAG
- a CDS encoding NAD(P)H-dependent glycerol-3-phosphate dehydrogenase, whose product MKIAVLGSGAWGTTLAHMLAKNDVDTVLWAREPEVAEAIRTTRENVTFLPGVQLSEKLQVESDPAAAFQGADYFLVVIPSQFIRPALESFRDLLPDKPVIVCASKGIELDSLSPMSRVVAEALEGKRPRYASLSGPSFAAEVSRDMPTTVSLGCEDHELGRELQAAFSTPAFRVYFTPDYRGVELGGAVKNVIAIAAGIADGLGFGHDARAALITRGLAEMSRLGMAMGGQRRTFMGLSGMGDLVLTCTGDLSRNRQVGLKLGAGRKLDDIIGEMKAVAEGVKTTKSLYNLSQKLKVELPITEQVYRILYEDKDPTEAVKDLMSRDLTDE is encoded by the coding sequence ATGAAAATCGCCGTACTCGGCTCCGGCGCATGGGGCACCACCCTGGCCCACATGCTCGCCAAGAACGATGTGGACACCGTGCTCTGGGCCCGAGAGCCCGAAGTGGCCGAAGCCATCCGCACCACCCGGGAAAACGTAACCTTCCTGCCGGGCGTGCAGCTGTCGGAGAAACTCCAGGTGGAGTCCGACCCGGCCGCCGCGTTTCAGGGGGCGGACTACTTTCTGGTGGTCATCCCCAGCCAGTTCATCCGCCCGGCCCTGGAGTCGTTCCGCGACCTGCTGCCGGATAAGCCGGTCATCGTCTGCGCGTCCAAGGGCATCGAGCTGGACTCCCTCTCTCCCATGAGCCGGGTGGTGGCCGAGGCGCTGGAAGGCAAGCGCCCGCGCTACGCCTCCCTGTCCGGCCCCTCCTTCGCCGCCGAGGTCAGCCGCGACATGCCGACCACGGTTTCTCTGGGCTGCGAGGACCACGAGCTGGGGCGCGAGCTCCAGGCCGCATTCTCCACCCCGGCCTTCCGCGTCTACTTCACTCCGGACTACCGGGGCGTGGAGCTGGGCGGCGCGGTCAAGAACGTCATCGCCATCGCTGCGGGTATCGCCGACGGCCTGGGCTTCGGCCACGACGCGCGGGCCGCGCTGATCACGCGCGGGCTGGCCGAGATGAGCCGGCTGGGCATGGCCATGGGCGGCCAGCGGCGGACCTTCATGGGGCTCTCCGGCATGGGCGACCTGGTCCTGACCTGCACCGGCGACCTCTCCCGCAACCGCCAGGTGGGCCTCAAGCTCGGCGCGGGCCGGAAGCTGGACGACATCATCGGCGAGATGAAGGCCGTGGCCGAAGGCGTCAAGACGACCAAATCGCTTTATAATCTTTCGCAAAAACTCAAGGTGGAGTTGCCCATCACCGAACAGGTGTATAGGATATTATATGAGGACAAGGACCCGACCGAGGCCGTCAAGGACCTAATGAGCCGGGACCTGACAGACGAATAA
- the fsa gene encoding fructose-6-phosphate aldolase has protein sequence MQFFLDTANLDQIREVKELGLLDGVTTNPTLMSREGGDWREQAALICELVDGPVSLEVIGTTREEMIKEAKDLVSFGDNVVVKIPMIAEGLKALRELTERGIKTNVTLVFSPAQALLAGKLGATYVSPFVGRLDGLSHSGMEGVDQMRTIFDNYAFETKILVASVRHPMHVLESGLIGADVITLPYATIMQLMQHPLTDKGLAAFLADWEAFQEGK, from the coding sequence ATGCAATTCTTTCTCGATACCGCCAATCTCGACCAGATCCGCGAAGTCAAGGAACTCGGCCTGCTGGACGGCGTGACCACCAACCCCACACTCATGTCCCGCGAGGGCGGCGACTGGCGTGAACAGGCCGCCCTCATCTGCGAGCTGGTGGACGGCCCGGTCTCCCTGGAGGTCATCGGCACCACCCGGGAAGAGATGATCAAGGAAGCCAAGGACCTGGTGTCTTTCGGCGACAACGTGGTGGTCAAGATTCCCATGATCGCCGAAGGCCTCAAGGCGCTCAGGGAGTTGACTGAGCGCGGCATCAAGACCAACGTGACCCTGGTTTTCTCTCCGGCCCAGGCCCTGCTGGCAGGCAAGCTCGGGGCAACCTACGTCTCCCCGTTCGTGGGCAGGCTGGACGGATTGAGCCACTCCGGCATGGAGGGCGTGGACCAGATGCGGACCATCTTCGACAACTACGCTTTCGAGACGAAAATCCTGGTCGCCTCGGTCCGCCACCCCATGCACGTTCTGGAGTCCGGGCTCATCGGCGCTGACGTCATCACCCTGCCGTACGCGACCATCATGCAGCTCATGCAGCACCCTCTGACCGACAAGGGGCTGGCCGCTTTCCTGGCCGACTGGGAGGCGTTTCAGGAGGGGAAGTAG
- the cbiE gene encoding precorrin-6y C5,15-methyltransferase (decarboxylating) subunit CbiE, translating to MPTIEPVRVVGLAPGSLRLTPSARQILEKADLVVGGKRLLEACPVTGVEKLPIAGPLAPILKTIRKQADKGRRVVVLADGDPLFFGIGKRLGEELGRENLVVEPNVSTMQVAAARLGLPWHDMDFVSLHGRDDYSPLYAALVRADLIAVFTDAKNSPAEVARALLERGADCFTMTVLEDLGTPQEIVRTLPLPDTWGMEFSPLNLVVLERQYPPEIELALGIPDHFYLHQKNLITKLPVRAAGLAHLGVMPGSTVWDLGAGSGAVSIEASHLARRGHVFAVERHKTRAAMIRENIRRTGAWLVETILGSMPECLEGLPDPDRIFIGGGLGGPANQDSELLDVACERLKPRGRMVVHTILLDSLHAAKDHFQKRGWHFGVTQLQASATDSLAGDLRFKAQNPVFILWAEKP from the coding sequence ATGCCGACCATCGAACCCGTCCGCGTCGTCGGGCTTGCCCCTGGCTCGCTCCGGCTCACCCCCTCCGCCCGCCAGATCCTGGAGAAGGCGGACCTCGTGGTGGGCGGCAAGAGGCTGCTTGAGGCCTGCCCCGTGACGGGCGTGGAAAAGCTGCCCATCGCCGGGCCGCTGGCCCCCATCCTCAAGACCATCCGCAAGCAGGCGGACAAGGGCCGCAGGGTCGTGGTCCTTGCCGACGGCGACCCCCTCTTCTTCGGCATCGGCAAGCGGCTGGGCGAGGAGCTGGGCCGCGAGAACCTCGTGGTGGAGCCCAACGTCTCCACCATGCAGGTGGCCGCCGCCCGCCTCGGGCTGCCGTGGCACGACATGGACTTCGTCTCCCTGCACGGGCGCGACGACTACTCCCCCCTCTACGCCGCCCTGGTCCGCGCCGACCTCATCGCGGTCTTCACCGACGCGAAGAACTCTCCGGCCGAGGTGGCCCGCGCCCTGCTCGAACGCGGGGCCGACTGCTTCACCATGACCGTGCTGGAAGACCTGGGCACCCCGCAGGAGATCGTCCGCACCCTGCCACTGCCCGACACCTGGGGCATGGAGTTCTCCCCGCTGAACCTGGTGGTGCTTGAGCGGCAGTATCCGCCCGAGATCGAACTGGCCCTGGGCATCCCGGACCACTTCTACCTGCACCAGAAGAACCTGATCACCAAGCTGCCCGTGCGCGCCGCCGGGCTGGCTCACCTGGGAGTCATGCCGGGCTCCACGGTCTGGGATCTGGGCGCGGGCTCCGGTGCCGTGTCCATCGAGGCCTCCCACCTGGCCCGGCGCGGCCATGTCTTCGCCGTGGAGCGGCACAAGACCCGCGCGGCCATGATCCGCGAGAACATCCGGCGTACCGGCGCGTGGCTGGTGGAGACCATCCTGGGCTCCATGCCAGAATGCCTTGAGGGCCTGCCCGACCCCGACCGCATCTTCATCGGCGGCGGACTGGGCGGACCTGCCAATCAGGACAGCGAACTGCTCGACGTGGCCTGCGAACGCCTCAAGCCGAGGGGCCGCATGGTCGTCCACACCATCCTTCTGGATTCCCTCCACGCCGCCAAGGACCACTTCCAGAAACGGGGCTGGCATTTCGGCGTGACCCAACTCCAGGCCTCGGCCACGGACTCCCTTGCCGGAGACCTCCGCTTCAAGGCCCAGAACCCGGTCTTCATCCTCTGGGCCGAAAAGCCGTAA
- the cobJ gene encoding precorrin-3B C(17)-methyltransferase, giving the protein MLTAVSLGPGDESLLTPAARKALERADVVAGYKGYIELVPPALLEGKEVVSTGMMGEVERAREAVERARSGKRTAMVCSGDAGIYAMAGLLLEILEAEGLLDAVPFTMIPGVAAFNAAAALLGAPLMHDFASISLSDLLTPWEVIEKRLRLAAQADFVIAIYNPRSKKRSDHLDKALAVIGESREPSTPVGVVGRAYREGQDVRLTTLDKVDVEGVDMQTVLIVGNSATRAAGKRMLTPRGYHRKYAIGDKGGE; this is encoded by the coding sequence ATGCTTACTGCCGTCAGCCTCGGCCCCGGAGATGAGTCCCTGCTCACCCCGGCGGCCCGGAAGGCTCTGGAACGCGCCGATGTGGTGGCCGGATACAAGGGGTATATCGAACTGGTTCCGCCCGCTCTGCTCGAAGGCAAGGAAGTGGTCTCAACCGGCATGATGGGTGAGGTGGAGCGCGCCCGGGAGGCCGTGGAGCGGGCCAGGTCCGGCAAGCGGACCGCCATGGTGTGCAGCGGCGACGCGGGCATCTACGCCATGGCCGGTTTGCTTCTGGAGATTCTGGAGGCCGAGGGACTGCTGGACGCGGTGCCGTTCACCATGATTCCGGGCGTGGCCGCGTTCAACGCGGCGGCGGCCCTGCTCGGCGCGCCGCTCATGCACGATTTCGCCTCGATATCACTGTCCGACCTGCTCACCCCGTGGGAAGTTATCGAAAAGCGGCTGCGCCTGGCCGCTCAGGCCGATTTTGTCATCGCCATCTACAATCCCCGGTCGAAGAAGCGGAGCGACCACCTGGACAAAGCCCTTGCCGTCATCGGCGAGAGCCGGGAGCCCTCGACCCCGGTGGGCGTGGTGGGCCGCGCATACCGGGAAGGGCAGGATGTGCGTCTCACCACCCTCGACAAGGTGGATGTGGAGGGTGTGGACATGCAGACAGTGCTCATCGTGGGGAATTCGGCCACCCGGGCGGCGGGAAAGAGAATGCTCACCCCGCGCGGGTACCACCGGAAGTACGCCATCGGGGACAAGGGCGGGGAATGA
- the cbiD gene encoding cobalt-precorrin-5B (C(1))-methyltransferase CbiD → MSKTLRTGRTTGTCATGAAMAGVRFLRTGEIPARIAVPLPPGGVLAVPIDRFEPTDAGVRVTVVKDGGDDPDATHGHDIQAVVTLTEHGPCPFEITVDGGRGVGRATLPGLPVGVGEAAINPEPRKQIEAGVRLAAGGMTKGRISVIIEVPEGEAIAQKTMNPRLGIHGGISILGTQGIVKPYSHDSWKATIEEGLDVARAQGLDHAVFTTGRRSERLYLEAWPETPELSLVQAADFFQFAMEAAAGRGFARVTWSLFFGKLVKQAQGLAYTHAGTHPVDFARLADWCSDAGCSMLHRQNILDANTARQVLDLLADDPARPALIRVLVREATRTAEAFSGGRCTVDYAVFDFDGERLG, encoded by the coding sequence ATGAGCAAGACACTGCGCACCGGCCGGACCACCGGCACCTGCGCCACGGGGGCGGCCATGGCGGGCGTGCGCTTCCTGCGCACGGGCGAAATCCCTGCGCGAATTGCCGTGCCGCTGCCCCCCGGCGGCGTCCTGGCGGTGCCTATTGACCGCTTCGAGCCAACGGACGCGGGCGTGCGGGTCACCGTGGTCAAGGACGGCGGCGACGACCCGGACGCCACACACGGCCACGACATCCAGGCCGTGGTCACCCTGACCGAACACGGCCCGTGTCCCTTTGAAATCACCGTGGACGGCGGCCGCGGCGTGGGCCGCGCCACCCTGCCGGGCCTGCCCGTGGGCGTGGGCGAGGCGGCCATCAACCCGGAGCCGCGCAAGCAGATCGAGGCCGGGGTCCGGCTCGCCGCCGGAGGCATGACCAAGGGCAGAATTTCCGTAATCATCGAGGTGCCCGAGGGCGAGGCCATCGCCCAAAAGACCATGAATCCCCGCCTGGGCATCCATGGCGGCATTTCCATCCTCGGCACCCAGGGAATCGTCAAGCCGTACTCCCACGACTCGTGGAAAGCGACCATCGAGGAGGGGCTCGACGTGGCCCGCGCCCAAGGCCTCGATCACGCCGTGTTCACCACGGGCCGCCGCTCCGAGCGGCTCTACCTGGAAGCCTGGCCGGAGACGCCCGAGCTGTCCCTTGTCCAAGCCGCCGACTTCTTTCAGTTCGCCATGGAGGCAGCCGCCGGGAGGGGCTTTGCCCGCGTCACCTGGTCCCTGTTCTTCGGCAAGCTGGTCAAGCAGGCCCAGGGGCTGGCCTACACCCACGCGGGGACCCACCCCGTGGACTTCGCCCGGCTGGCAGACTGGTGTTCCGACGCCGGCTGCTCCATGCTTCACCGCCAGAACATCCTGGACGCCAACACCGCCAGGCAGGTCCTTGACCTGCTAGCGGACGATCCGGCCCGCCCGGCACTGATCCGCGTGCTCGTGCGGGAAGCGACACGGACCGCGGAAGCCTTTTCCGGCGGCAGGTGCACAGTGGATTACGCGGTGTTCGACTTTGACGGGGAGCGGCTGGGATGA